The segment GCAGCAAGCGGATGTGGAGCTGACGATCTATAATGTACTGGGCCGTCAGGTGGCAGTAGCAGTTAACGGTTGGCGGGAGCAGGGTCGGCACGAAGTGATGTGGGACGGGACGGATAATTTCGGTAGGTCTGTAAGTGCCGGTGTTTACCTTTATCAGATCCGGGCGGGTGATTTCAGCCGTACGCGCAAAATGCTGCTGCTGAAATAACATCCAAAGCCACCGCTGACTCTGCCCTGAAGGCGTTACTAATCCCGGGGCGGGTTGGTGAT is part of the Candidatus Neomarinimicrobiota bacterium genome and harbors:
- a CDS encoding FlgD immunoglobulin-like domain containing protein, giving the protein QQADVELTIYNVLGRQVAVAVNGWREQGRHEVMWDGTDNFGRSVSAGVYLYQIRAGDFSRTRKMLLLK